The following DNA comes from SAR324 cluster bacterium.
ACGATTCTTTCATGCTGAAACAACTGGCTTACCTGAAGTGAGAACGGAACCCTATTGGGCAAAGGAAAAGAATTCATGAATGTTGAAAAATTTAACCTTCGCGAGAACCATTCAATTTCCAGGATTATCAAAGGTGGTTGGCAACTTGCTGGAGACCATGGGGATTTTCAGCGCAGAAAAGCTATTCAGGACATGGAAATTTTTCTTGAATCAGGCATCTCAACCTTTGATTGTGCAGATATCTATGTCGGTGTGGAAGAAATGCTGGGAGAATTTATCTCTTCAGTCCATCAAAATTATGGTTCATCGAAGGCTGAGGAAATTTGTATTCACACCAAGTTGGTTCCTGATTTAACAAGGCTTCAAGATATTCAACCAGATGAAATTGAAGCAATTGTCGATCGTTCGCTAAAGCGCTTGAGGATTGATCAACTTCATTTGGTCCAATTTTTTTGGTGGGACCTGAAACTTGGTAAGCCTGTCGAAGCCCTACAAGTCCTAAAAAAGCTTCAGGATAAAGGGAAAATCAAGAATTTAGGAGTCACCAACTGGGAGTGGTTTGATATTCAGCCCTTTATCGACTCTGGGATGGACATCATGTCGGCTCAGGTTCAATATTCTGTTCTGGACCATAGACCAAAACTTGAGATGGTACCCTGGGCAAAAGAAAAAAATGTTTCTCTACTTTGCTACGGGACCCTCGCTGGTGGGTTCATCTCAGAAGCTTGGCTAGGCAAAGAAGATCCTGGTTTCCAATTCAGCAATCGATCTCTTGTAAAGTATCGTCTAATCATCGATGAATTTGGTTCTTGGGATCAATTTCAGGATCTGCTGCGAACTTTGAAAGAAATTGGCGACTCGCATCAAGTAGCGCTATCTTCGGTGGCTATTCGATATATCTTAGACCAACCTCAGATCGGCGCAGCCATTGTCGGAGCTCGCTACGCAAAATATCTGGATGACACCTTGGAAGTGTTCAGATTCAGCCTAACTTCCAAGGAACATCGACAAATTGAGGCAAAAGTTGATGCTTCCAATG
Coding sequences within:
- a CDS encoding aldo/keto reductase, which encodes MNVEKFNLRENHSISRIIKGGWQLAGDHGDFQRRKAIQDMEIFLESGISTFDCADIYVGVEEMLGEFISSVHQNYGSSKAEEICIHTKLVPDLTRLQDIQPDEIEAIVDRSLKRLRIDQLHLVQFFWWDLKLGKPVEALQVLKKLQDKGKIKNLGVTNWEWFDIQPFIDSGMDIMSAQVQYSVLDHRPKLEMVPWAKEKNVSLLCYGTLAGGFISEAWLGKEDPGFQFSNRSLVKYRLIIDEFGSWDQFQDLLRTLKEIGDSHQVALSSVAIRYILDQPQIGAAIVGARYAKYLDDTLEVFRFSLTSKEHRQIEAKVDASNGPSGPVYGLERDRTSRHGRIMKYNLNSSPNDKIHAESSQHD